A single genomic interval of Zingiber officinale cultivar Zhangliang chromosome 4A, Zo_v1.1, whole genome shotgun sequence harbors:
- the LOC121972282 gene encoding universal stress protein PHOS32-like, with protein MVSGLVIVSLRFSRPSSGTLGNCVFLLSSSRDLFTFPLLSSSRDPPILSQILPLFRCLIESLRWLHRRIAIAVHLSDESAYAVKWVVQNYLRPGDIVILLHVRSTYVLYGADWGAVDLSVPEETGSEESQRKLEDDFDDFTTTKAQDLAQPLVEAQIPFKIHIVKDHDMKERLCLEVERLNLSAVIMGSRGFGASRKTSKGRLGSVSDYCVHHCVCPIVVVRYLDEGGVTDGGSPIAPGESTEKDDELHPVPEEDEYHDAAV; from the exons aTGGTGTCCGGGTTGGTTATCGTTTCATTGAGGTTCTCGAGACCG TCTTCGGGAACCCTAGGCAACTGTGTCTTTCTCCTCTCCTCATCCCGCGATCTCTTCACGTTCCCTCTCCTCTCCTCATCCCGCGACCCACCCATCCTCTCCCAAATTCTTCCTCTCTTCCGATGCCTCATCGAATCCCTCCGCTGGCTCCACCGCCGGATAGCAATCGCTGTACACCTCAGCGATGAGAGCGCCTACGCCGTCAAGTGGGTCGTGCAGAACTACCTCCGCCCCGGCGACATCGTCATCCTCCTCCATGTACGGTCTACTTATGTCCTCTACGGTGCTGATTGGGGCGCCGTCGACCTCTCTGTTCCGGAAGAGACTGGCTCTGAGGAATCGCAGCGGAAGTTGGAGGACGACTTCGATGACTTCACCACCACCAAGGCACAGGACCTCGCGCAGCCGCTCGTGGAGGCTCAGATTCCGTTCAAGATCCACATCGTGAAGGACCACGACATGAAGGAGCGTCTTTGCCTCGAGGTGGAGCGCCTCAACCTTAGTGCCGTGATCATGGGCAGTAGAGGCTTCGGGGCCTCAAGGAAGACCAGCAAGGGGAGGCTCGGTAGCGTCAGTGACTACTGCGTCCACCACTGCGTTTGCCCCATCGTGGTGGTGCGCTATCTTGACGAGGGGGGCGTAACCGACGGCGGCAGTCCGATAGCTCCAGGGGAGTCGACGGAGAAGGACGATGAGCTGCATCCTGTCCCAGAAGAAGATGAATACCATGATGCCGCCGTTTAA